From one Rhizobium rosettiformans genomic stretch:
- a CDS encoding heme-degrading domain-containing protein → MSLIETIERQESLLVFKSFDENVALDIGQRLVDLALSQKAPVVIDIRTSDRTLFHAALPGASPDNDHWARRKSNVTLRMHKASLRVGELNRARGRSVSADIGLDPMDYADHGGSFPVRVEGTGVVAAITVSGLKSEEDHAMIVTVLEAYLGTG, encoded by the coding sequence ATGAGCCTGATCGAAACCATCGAGAGACAGGAAAGCCTGCTCGTTTTCAAGAGCTTCGACGAAAACGTGGCGCTCGATATCGGTCAGCGTCTCGTAGACCTGGCACTATCGCAGAAGGCGCCCGTGGTCATCGATATCCGCACCTCCGACCGCACGCTGTTTCACGCCGCCCTGCCCGGCGCCTCGCCGGACAATGACCACTGGGCGCGCCGCAAGAGCAATGTGACGCTGCGCATGCACAAGGCCTCCCTTCGGGTCGGCGAACTCAATCGCGCCCGTGGCCGCAGTGTATCAGCGGATATCGGGCTCGATCCCATGGACTATGCCGATCACGGCGGCAGCTTTCCGGTCCGTGTGGAAGGCACCGGCGTCGTCGCGGCCATCACCGTCTCCGGCCTGAAGTCGGAAGAGGATCATGCGATGATCGTGACTGTCTTGGAAGCCTATCTCGGCACCGGCTGA
- a CDS encoding secondary thiamine-phosphate synthase enzyme YjbQ: MAMQRLVIATRGQGLYEFTDGARRFLADSGADEGVLTIFVRHTSCSLLIQENADPSVQVDLKAFFRRLVPPTTDPAMNYITHRDEGPDDMPAHIKAALLPVSLSVPFSEGRLLLGTWQGIYLFEHRDSPHRREVILHV; encoded by the coding sequence ATGGCAATGCAGCGACTGGTGATCGCCACGCGCGGACAGGGGCTTTACGAGTTCACGGATGGCGCCCGCAGATTTCTTGCGGACAGCGGCGCTGACGAGGGTGTCCTGACGATCTTCGTGCGCCACACCTCTTGTTCGCTTCTGATCCAGGAAAACGCCGATCCCTCCGTTCAGGTCGATCTCAAGGCCTTTTTCCGCCGCCTCGTGCCACCGACGACGGATCCGGCGATGAACTACATCACCCATCGCGACGAGGGGCCGGATGACATGCCGGCGCATATCAAGGCGGCTCTTCTGCCGGTGTCACTCTCCGTTCCCTTTTCCGAGGGGCGCCTGTTGCTCGGAACATGGCAGGGCATCTATCTCTTCGAACACCGCGACAGCCCGCATCGCCGAGAGGTCATCCTTCATGTCTGA
- a CDS encoding ATPase inhibitor subunit zeta, which yields MTLTIVKTVAQSAHPHEDDGLGSIRARRNLLAGYWAGSLIGFTGDDLGRYARDLHAVDHVVTGDGDVIARLSRDLATAGHSLSKTDIEAALRRFHAQALKDTGCTE from the coding sequence ATGACGCTGACCATTGTGAAGACCGTCGCCCAATCCGCTCACCCGCATGAGGACGATGGCCTCGGCAGCATCCGTGCCCGCCGCAATCTCCTTGCCGGCTACTGGGCCGGCTCGCTGATCGGCTTCACCGGCGACGACCTCGGCCGCTATGCTCGCGATCTACACGCCGTCGATCACGTGGTGACAGGCGACGGCGACGTGATCGCGCGGCTGTCGCGGGATCTGGCGACCGCCGGGCACTCGTTGAGCAAGACCGATATCGAGGCGGCACTGCGCCGTTTCCACGCCCAGGCGCTGAAGGACACCGGCTGCACGGAATAA
- a CDS encoding YybH family protein has product MSLKEQTLAVIDALNRHDFDRLLAMFEEEAVLDLPDGIRVIGHASFRDTLAAYVLRHGITLSDHVVMTDAAGFRVAVECTLNGSDRRDAEGGAEADEGPYALPAVLVLERESDLFLRLSLYAGTRP; this is encoded by the coding sequence ATGTCCCTGAAAGAACAGACACTTGCCGTCATCGATGCCCTCAATCGGCATGACTTCGATAGGCTTCTCGCAATGTTCGAGGAGGAGGCGGTGCTCGACCTGCCGGATGGGATCCGGGTGATCGGCCATGCCTCCTTCCGGGACACGCTGGCCGCTTATGTTCTGCGCCATGGCATCACGCTGTCGGATCATGTCGTGATGACGGATGCCGCAGGCTTTCGCGTTGCGGTGGAATGTACGCTGAACGGTTCGGACCGGCGCGACGCCGAGGGCGGCGCCGAGGCCGATGAGGGGCCATATGCCCTGCCAGCCGTCCTTGTGCTAGAGCGCGAGAGCGATCTGTTCCTTCGGCTCAGCCTCTATGCGGGAACGCGTCCTTAA